DNA from Apostichopus japonicus isolate 1M-3 chromosome 15, ASM3797524v1, whole genome shotgun sequence:
TACCCTTTTGTGAGACGCTAATGCAAGAATACCAGTATGACAATTTATACTTAAAGATTTCATTTGCTTCAATTTTATAAGTTTTTGTATTAACACTTCTTTCCTGATATTTTCACTTCTTCCGGTCAACAATGtttctatttaaatgtaaaaaaaaaaaagatctttCACGGTTTCCGACAAATTTGCTTTAATTCCTTCCATTAATATTAGATCTGGAAATCGTTTGATAAATCTCGATTATTTATAGACTTGATATATCCCGAAACTTAACAACTATGTTTGTTTGAAAATGGACATCTTTTTTTCGTCTCAAAAATGACGTTGCAAATTCGGTGAGGTGGCTTAATTATGTGTTGCTGAAAGTACATAATTGGTAAGTGAAACAAGCTTCATATATATTGCCTTTCTTTATGATGGGTACTGCAAGAACAGATATCATGACCCCGGGGTTGCAGGCAGGTCAAAGGATTCGGGTGCCATGTTCCGTCAGCATCGGGTGGGGGGTGCATTTAGCCAATTTCTGAAGTAATCTGCTTACTCTGTCTCCCATTTACAAAACCACTGTTTACGCATATTGATTTGGTTCTAGACAAGGAACGAAATGAAGACTTAATGTCTCTTTAAATACCAATTTTTCTCAAAAATAGGAATATTAAGACGGAGGAGCAAAcgtcgggtggggggggggggtgcgggggggACTTCAATATGAGGCGGGGGCTTTCATACAATGGAGTATTCCGAGGGCGAATTTAGTTGATATGTTAAGTACCACATGAAACAATAAAATGTCGACGAAAAAGGTACGAGGTACTGGAAGGTGTGTGTGggagagggagatggagggggggggggggtaaccaaAAGGACGGAAAATTACTTAAAAATATACTTAAAACATTTTACCTGAAAAATTGTCGAAAAATGTTTCTAACAACATCCTACCCTTCTCATTTAGAGAAAATTCGGTGGAATGCTTTTCGTCTTTTCATTGACTGTTTTTGTTGTCCTAGTCATATTTCAACTTTCTTTTGTGCAATCAAATATTCGAATACGTTATTTATATAcgaaaataaaattattataaatttgattttctttttctataaAGAGAACAAATTAACATACAATTTTGCCCCTTTTTTTCCATAAACTGTTCTCGTTcgttaaattaattttttcttttaaagttaAATAATCGAACAATTAATATCACTATTCAATTTCACGAGGACTTTTCCTGTGTTTTACGTCTTGCAATGTTACGCATTGACGATTCTCTCAGTATCAAGCAGTTCGGTTTCAAAAGCTTTTCATCGCTGACTCTATTTTCTTCTTCAGCTTCCTTTACTACTATAAGACCACTCTTTTTGTCCTTTTGGCCTTCCACGGACAATTCTAAATCTCTGACTTCTGCCACTTTGGAATTCAAATTAATTCCAGcattcttttctttatcatcTTTCACCGGGGTGGTTTCAGTATTTTCTATCTCTTTCCCGGTTTCTTGGCTTGTCGAATCGTCCAAACGTTGCACGTTTTCACTGTCCTTCGTTAAACTACCTCGCATGGCCGGTGTTTTTCGGTCTTCGGTGTTTTCGGTGTTCAACTTGTCAGTACCGATGTTTTCATTGTCACTCTCGACTGATCTTCCGCCAACGCTTGCATAGTTCCCGATACAGGAATTTTCTTGCTTATggctttgttttttaataataacAGAGTTGGATTGCTGAAGATTTCTGTGTTTCAACAACCGTTTTACTAGTAACGGTTTACGTTTCGGTATTGCGGTATTTAGCACGGTTAATCGTCCCGAAGGCTGACTAGATGACCCATTGGAACTATTCTTCTTCCTACAGTTATCATCAAGGTATATCGTTTCCAACGATTCATTGGAATCACTCTCTCTGCATCTCACTGAGTTGGGTTTATGAAAAAACAACACTTCTCCTTCCATCTGTCTGGTCAACTTCGAATCTTTTAATAAGTTTAATAGTTCTAAGCTCTGTTCCACGGTTTGATCTATACAAGTGATTTTGACCGATGTGACATCGTCAGGTGGAGGAGCTGGGTCGGCTATTAATCCAGGGAGGCCATCACTGGTGGAATCATGGATCTTGGAAGAAGTTTGGTCATCAGGAATGTCGGTTTTAACGGAAGGTTCATAATTGATGTTACCTAATAAGTTCGACCCTCTTGTGTCTCCATAATCATGCCTTGGAACGATTAGTTTGCTTACAAGCCTGTTCcgataaacaaaagaaataaaatgtaaacaaagatatatatatatatttatgtaaagaCTATATATCCACTGGTTGTCTATGagacgtgggggggggggaggtactAATTCCAAACgtagttaatatatattttataaaccaGCCAGATTTCATTGAAGGATGAAAAACGATATAATATTCtgatgtgtgttttttttttaaattaaacatagaCGACTGGCGAAAATTGATACAAAAGATCATGATTGCCAACATCATAAATCTCAAAGTTCAGACTTGATATGATCGATTTGTAAACTCGAACATATATTATGCCTATTGGTCTAACAATTTCTTTCCACCGAAGGACAATTGATAATAACGTCACACATACATATAAGACGCAAAACAAGGGCGAGTTTATACCTTCTGCTATCGCGAGATCCTCTCTCTATCTGATCCGGAAATGATGCAGG
Protein-coding regions in this window:
- the LOC139981198 gene encoding uncharacterized protein, coding for MDHHLLTLNKAREATNLKIWKKLMENQEQTTLVKRMPASFPDQIERGSRDSRRLVSKLIVPRHDYGDTRGSNLLGNINYEPSVKTDIPDDQTSSKIHDSTSDGLPGLIADPAPPPDDVTSVKITCIDQTVEQSLELLNLLKDSKLTRQMEGEVLFFHKPNSVRCRESDSNESLETIYLDDNCRKKNSSNGSSSQPSGRLTVLNTAIPKRKPLLVKRLLKHRNLQQSNSVIIKKQSHKQENSCIGNYASVGGRSVESDNENIGTDKLNTENTEDRKTPAMRGSLTKDSENVQRLDDSTSQETGKEIENTETTPVKDDKEKNAGINLNSKVAEVRDLELSVEGQKDKKSGLIVVKEAEEENRVSDEKLLKPNCLILRESSMRNIARRKTQEKSS